The following proteins come from a genomic window of Eretmochelys imbricata isolate rEreImb1 chromosome 11, rEreImb1.hap1, whole genome shotgun sequence:
- the LOC144271931 gene encoding uncharacterized protein LOC144271931, protein MKRQKTIHQFFHSKASKTIQGEEHINNQEYINMSSEGSSGVSTSDQPKAQIQLPIEETVSPKPKGSSQCLWVKVFPFIEVTKDGYWCTFCKKKTYEERKLSNAIIGKSGGAWFVRLISKANADKLREQAVKRQDYGLYQHAESLINPLSKPILEVLNEAVKNAGDTTQFMIANMAVASYFLLKQEIPHTTNWKPILSALSHVHPVVEHWFQTRPANAHYLSARNSTDWLEACGSTVEKVKNSLTTFKKFPYMADECTDANGHQVLSRVCYLDVSGRPVDAFPDLQVIEDTSAASVTTHI, encoded by the coding sequence atgaaacgACAAAAAACAATACATCAATTTTTCCACTCAAAGGCCTCAAAAACTATCCAAGGTGAAGAACACATCAATAACCAAGAATATATCAACATGTCATCTGAAGGTTCAAGTGGTGTATCTACGTCCGACCAGCCCAAAGCACAAATACAGCTACCTATTGAAGAAACAGTGTCTCCTAAACCTAAAGGTAGTTCCCAGTGTTTGTGGGTCAAAGTGTTCccatttattgaagttacaaaagatggctactggtgcaccttttgcaaaaaaaaaacttACGAAGAAAGAAAGCTTTCCAATGCTATAAttggtaaaagtggaggagcttggtttgtcagactgatcagcaaagccaatgctgacaaactacGTGAACAGGCAGTAAAACGCCAGGACTATGGGCTGtatcaacatgcagaaagccttataaacccactttcaaagccaattttagaagtacttaatgaggctgttaagaatgctggagacacaacacagttcatgatagcaaacatggctgtggcatcatactttctacttaagcaagagataccacacactacaaactggaagCCAATTTTAAGTGCGTTGTCACATGTTCATCCTgtagttgaacactggttccaaacacgaccagcaaatgctcactatctttctgcaagaaactcaactgactggctagaagcatgcggttcaacagttgaaaaagtgaagaactctctcaccacattcaaaaaatttccatacatggctgatgaatgcactgatgcaaatggacatcaagtattaagtcgtgtatgttatcttgatgttagtggtaggccagtagatgcatttccagatcttcaagttatagaagacacatcggctgcatctgtgacaacccacatctag